ATGATTACATGTGGTACTTTTCGAGGTGCAATATGTTTCAGCTTCTTGGAATTTGAATTCTGTCAagggtggagagtttgtatgcTCCACGCCCAACTATGTCATTGACCAGATAAGGTCCTTCCCATGTGTCGCCCAACTTTCCAGCCGTCGTGTCCATAGTATTCTGGAACACCTTTCTCAATACTAGGTCACCTATAGCAAGTGTTATAATATGCACGTTTTTGTTGTAACTTCTAGCCACTGCTTGTTGGTGTGATGCCATTCGTAGCTTTACCATGTCACGTACCTCATCTATCATGTCTAAATCACGTGCTCGTTCAACAAAATTTGTTTCCGTAGTTGCTAGACCATATCTTGCTATTGGGGAAATGATCTCAGTTGGCAGGATAACTTCTGTGCCGTAGACTAGACAGAAAGGAGTCTGTCCAGTTGACGTCTTGGGTGTCGTCATGTCAGACCAAAGAACCTAAGGTAGTTGTTCAACCCATCTCCCTTTATGCGTCGTTAACCTCTTCCTTAAGTTGTTGATGATTATCTTATTACTGGACTCTGCTTGTCCATTAGCTTGTGGATAACGTGGAGTAGATTTGACCAAAGTGATGTTCCATCATCTACAAAAGGCTTCTGTTTTGTCACTTATAAATTGTGAGCCGTTGTCACAAACAATCTCTGATGGTACTCCAAATTTGCAGATGACATTCCTTTCTATGAATGAAATCACTTCTTTGGACTTGACTTGTCAAAATGCTTCAGCTTCTATCCATTTTTAGAATTAGTCCGTCATAGCTAACATAAACACCTTTTGTCCAGGAGTTGGAGGCATCTTTCCCACAATGTCCATTCCCCATTTCATGAATGGCCATGAAGGAATGGACGGGTGTAACACTTCCGAAGCTAGATGTATGATTGGGGCGTGCATTTGACATGCGTCACATTTCTTGACATAATCAATTGCGTCTTGTTTCATAGTAGACCAGGAATACCCCATAGGAAGTACTTTACATGACAAGCTTATTCCACCCGAATGATTACCACAATCTCCTTCATGTATATCCCTAGAACATCGTTGGCTTCTGATTCTTCAAGACACCTTTGAAGTAATCCCGTCACAGATTTTTTGAATAATATGTCATCAATGATCGTGAATCTCGTAGCCTTTATCTTTAACAATTTTGCCTCGTTGTTGTCCTTTGGTAATTCGCCCTTTGTGATGTAGTCTTTATATTTCTAAGTCCAACTTCCACGCTCTTCATAATTGTCGATAACCATTATTGTGACATCTCTTTCCTTCTTAGCTCTAACTGTGGAAGGCTCTAGGACATGAATTACCGGGACTGTGAGCACGTTTTCCTTTTTGAGGACATCACCCAGACCTGCTAAGGCGTCATCCTGAGAGTTATG
This sequence is a window from Apium graveolens cultivar Ventura chromosome 9, ASM990537v1, whole genome shotgun sequence. Protein-coding genes within it:
- the LOC141685443 gene encoding uncharacterized protein LOC141685443, which produces MTTPKTSTGQTPFCLVYGTEVILPTEIISPIARYGLATTETNFVERARDLDMIDEVRDMVKLRMASHQQAVARSYNKNVHIITLAIGDLVLRKVFQNTMDTTAGKLGDTWEGPYLVNDIVGRGAYKLSTLDRIQIPRS